Proteins from a genomic interval of Mesobacillus sp. S13:
- a CDS encoding TAXI family TRAP transporter solute-binding subunit — MKKRKFLLFSALMLVLSMVLAACGGGGGSDEEGGGEGKSEEKPKYMSILTGGTGGTYFPLGGSFAKIVSDATGVSTNAETTGASAENMQSIKDNKGEIAFTQTDIASYATEGKLMFDGNKIDNIKAIGTLYPETIQIVTTEKSGIKSVADLKGKKVSIGAPGSGTAANAEQILEVYGLSLDDIEKQDLSFDESVNGIKDGNIDAAFVTAGTPTAAVEELSATEKVVIVPVEADKAEELIEKYPYYAKEVVPSGTYKLDSEVPTVAVLAMLVVKADLSEDLVYDITKSIFENLDQVTHAKAKQIKPENALNGVGIEVHPGAQKYYDEKGIKAAE; from the coding sequence ATGAAAAAAAGAAAGTTTCTTTTATTCTCTGCATTGATGCTGGTCCTTTCAATGGTCCTGGCTGCATGTGGCGGCGGAGGCGGCTCTGACGAAGAGGGCGGCGGAGAAGGAAAATCAGAAGAAAAGCCAAAATACATGAGCATCCTTACTGGTGGTACGGGTGGTACATACTTCCCGTTGGGCGGATCGTTTGCCAAGATCGTATCTGACGCAACAGGGGTAAGCACAAATGCTGAAACAACAGGAGCTTCTGCAGAGAATATGCAGAGCATTAAAGACAATAAAGGTGAAATCGCCTTCACACAAACTGACATCGCTTCCTACGCAACGGAAGGTAAACTGATGTTTGACGGAAATAAAATTGATAACATCAAGGCAATCGGTACACTTTACCCTGAAACGATTCAAATCGTTACAACTGAAAAATCAGGGATTAAATCTGTAGCGGATCTTAAAGGCAAAAAAGTCTCAATTGGTGCACCAGGTTCTGGTACAGCGGCGAATGCTGAACAAATCCTTGAAGTTTATGGACTGTCACTTGATGATATTGAAAAGCAGGACTTAAGCTTTGATGAGTCTGTTAACGGAATCAAAGATGGCAACATCGATGCTGCTTTCGTAACAGCTGGAACACCTACAGCTGCTGTTGAAGAATTGTCTGCAACAGAAAAGGTTGTTATTGTACCAGTTGAAGCTGACAAAGCTGAAGAGCTAATCGAGAAGTACCCATACTATGCTAAAGAAGTAGTACCTTCTGGAACTTACAAGCTAGATTCTGAAGTGCCGACAGTGGCAGTTCTTGCGATGCTCGTAGTAAAAGCAGACCTTTCTGAGGATCTTGTATATGACATCACAAAGTCAATTTTCGAAAATCTTGATCAGGTGACACACGCGAAAGCTAAGCAAATTAAGCCTGAAAATGCACTTAACGGTGTAGGTATCGAAGTCCACCCAGGTGCACAGAAATACTATGATGAAAAAGGTATCAAAGCAGCTGAGTAA
- a CDS encoding DUF2515 domain-containing protein, translating to MKQVRNPTAEEKKIVFEIKRKTEQLNKNNITRTKAYLDFYFKHPEIHWAFLAHMVSRNGGWSMTDLKAELLKRLLSKGEKESYFLFLERGNWLIFQDAYPQLLLYEESLKRKKPLFSLLPHLNVSVFMETIWEHFWKASNPSLLTIGLIINEQHYIENRVIRNKKYIKEVFSTLEFEIQDILSFNQILFPYNDYGVIKLAGQTVNQFESLRERIQLGKRLYAVLFDDGLLKKVEEWARLHPHTGSRKDYWPHIFNDVHEGSPGLKYQIKLRSCKLKPGARRIYSPTLQNVWKNRLHPEAEAGEWFDDIKVIEYLREIEAPSVGNIEFEYCQTLEKLELAAFAKKIVSILD from the coding sequence GTGAAGCAGGTAAGGAACCCTACTGCAGAAGAGAAAAAAATCGTTTTTGAAATAAAGAGGAAAACGGAACAATTAAATAAAAATAATATCACAAGAACGAAAGCATATTTGGACTTTTATTTTAAGCATCCGGAAATTCACTGGGCATTCCTAGCCCATATGGTTTCACGGAATGGTGGATGGAGCATGACTGATTTAAAAGCTGAGCTTTTAAAAAGACTTTTATCCAAAGGCGAAAAGGAATCCTACTTCTTATTCCTTGAACGAGGGAATTGGCTGATCTTCCAGGATGCCTATCCACAACTTCTGCTCTATGAGGAAAGTCTGAAGAGGAAAAAACCGCTGTTCAGTCTCCTTCCACACCTGAATGTTTCTGTTTTTATGGAAACGATTTGGGAGCACTTCTGGAAAGCTTCCAATCCATCTTTGCTCACAATCGGTTTGATCATCAATGAACAGCATTATATAGAAAATAGAGTCATCCGGAATAAAAAATATATCAAAGAGGTATTCAGTACCCTGGAGTTTGAAATACAGGATATATTGTCCTTCAATCAAATTCTTTTCCCATACAATGATTATGGTGTTATTAAATTGGCTGGCCAGACAGTGAACCAATTCGAATCATTGCGTGAAAGAATCCAATTGGGTAAGAGACTTTATGCTGTTCTATTTGATGATGGACTACTGAAAAAGGTGGAAGAGTGGGCAAGGTTGCATCCGCATACTGGTTCAAGAAAAGATTACTGGCCTCATATCTTCAATGATGTACATGAAGGAAGCCCAGGACTTAAATATCAAATTAAATTGCGTTCATGCAAGCTAAAACCAGGTGCAAGAAGGATTTATAGCCCCACATTGCAAAATGTATGGAAAAACCGCCTGCATCCGGAGGCAGAGGCAGGAGAATGGTTTGATGATATTAAAGTCATAGAATATCTTAGGGAGATAGAGGCACCATCTGTTGGAAACATAGAATTTGAGTATTGCCAAACACTTGAAAAGCTTGAACTAGCTGCTTTTGCTAAAAAGATAGTTTCTATTCTTGATTAG
- a CDS encoding YfhE family protein produces MDKNKAPNKGLNTDQNNGLTDTQEVLYAKDFTRAVKAENKFREENGNKGK; encoded by the coding sequence ATGGATAAAAATAAAGCTCCTAACAAAGGGTTGAATACTGATCAGAACAATGGTCTGACTGATACTCAGGAGGTGCTTTACGCAAAGGACTTCACTCGTGCAGTAAAGGCAGAAAATAAGTTCAGAGAAGAGAACGGAAACAAAGGTAAATAG
- a CDS encoding spore germination protein — translation MPVLIGGIKIGGVQSGASMNNGEILFTSTHSKMNMQAQAGSFTVGDANFINNAGSGNFSIPQVNDPDIAEVGN, via the coding sequence ATGCCTGTATTAATTGGCGGTATTAAGATTGGCGGTGTTCAATCGGGAGCATCAATGAACAACGGTGAGATTTTGTTCACCTCTACTCACAGTAAAATGAACATGCAGGCACAAGCGGGTTCATTTACCGTAGGGGATGCGAATTTTATCAATAATGCTGGCAGCGGGAATTTCTCGATACCACAAGTGAATGATCCCGATATAGCAGAGGTAGGAAACTAA
- a CDS encoding NUDIX hydrolase, protein MEKELLKTFDENGNARGTATRAEVHREGHWHETFHCWFTEKIGDEHFIFFQVRSSDKKDYPNLLDITAAGHILAEETHLDGLREVKEELGIEFSLEDLKSLGVIKDSLKSPGFLDNELCHVFLYDKHIPFDHYDLQREEVSGIMMTSMSEFINLWSGKKQKIKAEGFLSSGDHEKKPSSLLVTKRDFVPHEDSYIYRVIEAMKNS, encoded by the coding sequence ATGGAAAAAGAACTGCTTAAGACATTTGATGAAAATGGGAACGCAAGAGGAACCGCCACTAGAGCGGAAGTACATAGAGAAGGGCATTGGCATGAGACCTTTCATTGCTGGTTTACTGAGAAGATCGGAGATGAGCATTTTATTTTTTTTCAAGTCCGCAGCTCAGACAAAAAAGATTATCCCAATTTGTTGGATATTACTGCAGCGGGCCATATTCTTGCAGAGGAAACCCATTTGGATGGTTTAAGAGAAGTGAAAGAGGAGCTTGGGATTGAATTTTCCCTGGAGGATCTGAAGTCATTAGGAGTAATCAAAGATTCATTGAAAAGTCCTGGATTTCTTGATAATGAATTGTGCCATGTGTTTTTATATGACAAGCATATACCATTCGATCATTACGACCTGCAAAGGGAAGAGGTCTCGGGCATTATGATGACAAGCATGTCTGAATTCATAAATCTATGGTCTGGTAAGAAGCAGAAAATAAAAGCAGAAGGTTTTCTGTCCAGTGGGGACCATGAAAAGAAACCAAGTAGCTTGCTTGTTACAAAAAGAGACTTTGTACCCCATGAAGATTCATACATTTATAGAGTTATAGAGGCAATGAAAAATTCGTAA
- a CDS encoding TRAP transporter permease yields MVSQEKQQELLEKYDPEAATRKLAGTMGWIVFFGLLAFSLFQLYTSIFGVLTAQLQRSIHLGFALALIFLLFPARKKNLKVKKVAWYDLLLAVIAVAVGAYWPMMIDDLVNRVGRLTPMDFYIGIAAILLVLEATRRTVGLPITIIAALFMAYALYGPYMPGFLAHRGLDLESLVQTMFFTTEGILGTPLGVSSTFIFLFLLFGAFLVKTGVGQYFNDLAVAVAGKSTGGPAKVAIFSSALQGTISGSSVANVVTSGSFTIPMMKKLGYRKEFAGAVEAAASTGGQLMPPIMGAAAFLMVEFIGGGITYWEIAKAATIPALLYFTGIWIMTHFEAKRIGLRGLSDEEMPDRKEVLKKIYLLLPILIVILLMVSGMSIMRAALWSILSTIIVSAFSKETRIGFKDAIDALVDGARTALGVAAATAAAGIIVGVVTKTGLGLKLANGLLDLSGGYLIPTLMFTMLAAIVLGMGSPTTANYVITSTIAAPAIILLGIPDLSAHLFVFYFGIIADITPPVALAAFAAAGVSGGEPLRTGVNSAKLAIAAFIIPYMFVLSPELLMIDTTWTYLIWVVFTAISGMLAIGAGIIGYWLRKLFWWERVLGLVAGIMLIYPEGMTDIIGLGLFILLVALQVIIKDKESVKPKTAN; encoded by the coding sequence ATGGTATCTCAAGAAAAACAACAAGAGCTTTTGGAAAAGTATGATCCGGAGGCGGCAACTAGAAAATTGGCAGGTACGATGGGATGGATTGTCTTCTTCGGACTTCTGGCTTTCTCGTTATTCCAGCTGTACACCTCGATATTTGGTGTTTTGACTGCCCAGCTCCAGCGTTCGATCCACCTGGGATTCGCTCTCGCGCTTATTTTCTTGCTGTTCCCGGCAAGGAAGAAGAATCTCAAGGTGAAAAAAGTAGCATGGTATGATCTGCTATTGGCAGTGATCGCGGTTGCTGTCGGTGCTTATTGGCCAATGATGATAGATGACCTCGTAAACCGTGTCGGCCGTTTGACACCAATGGACTTCTACATTGGTATCGCTGCGATCCTGCTGGTTCTTGAAGCTACAAGAAGGACAGTTGGCTTGCCGATTACCATTATTGCAGCTTTATTTATGGCTTATGCCCTTTATGGACCTTATATGCCAGGTTTCTTGGCCCACAGGGGACTGGATCTTGAATCTCTTGTCCAGACAATGTTCTTTACGACGGAAGGTATTCTGGGAACTCCGCTGGGGGTTTCATCAACATTTATTTTCTTATTTCTATTGTTCGGTGCATTCCTCGTAAAGACAGGGGTAGGACAATATTTCAATGACCTTGCTGTTGCCGTTGCAGGTAAAAGTACTGGTGGACCAGCCAAGGTTGCGATATTCTCCAGCGCCCTGCAGGGAACAATCAGCGGAAGTTCAGTGGCTAACGTTGTTACTTCAGGTTCATTTACGATTCCAATGATGAAAAAGCTTGGCTACCGCAAAGAGTTTGCCGGTGCTGTCGAAGCAGCGGCATCAACTGGTGGGCAGCTCATGCCGCCAATCATGGGAGCGGCTGCGTTCCTCATGGTTGAATTCATCGGTGGCGGAATTACTTATTGGGAAATTGCCAAAGCAGCAACCATTCCGGCATTATTATATTTTACTGGAATCTGGATCATGACACACTTCGAAGCAAAGAGAATTGGGCTGCGCGGTTTAAGTGACGAAGAAATGCCAGACAGAAAAGAAGTGCTTAAAAAGATTTATCTTCTTTTGCCAATCTTGATTGTCATTCTTTTGATGGTAAGCGGTATGAGTATCATGCGTGCTGCCCTTTGGTCAATTCTATCGACCATTATCGTCAGTGCTTTTAGCAAAGAGACGAGAATCGGTTTTAAAGATGCGATTGATGCGCTTGTCGACGGTGCGAGGACAGCATTGGGAGTTGCGGCTGCTACAGCAGCTGCAGGTATAATTGTTGGTGTCGTTACGAAGACAGGACTTGGATTGAAGCTTGCAAATGGCTTACTTGACCTTTCAGGCGGTTACTTGATTCCAACCTTGATGTTTACGATGCTGGCAGCAATTGTACTGGGGATGGGTTCGCCAACAACGGCCAACTATGTTATCACATCGACAATTGCCGCACCTGCGATCATCCTTTTGGGTATCCCAGATTTGTCTGCTCACTTATTTGTTTTCTATTTCGGTATCATTGCCGATATCACGCCTCCGGTTGCGCTGGCAGCATTTGCAGCTGCGGGAGTGTCGGGCGGAGAACCACTGCGTACCGGTGTGAATTCTGCTAAGCTGGCAATTGCCGCTTTCATCATACCTTATATGTTCGTGTTGTCTCCTGAACTTCTTATGATCGATACAACCTGGACGTACTTGATTTGGGTCGTGTTTACCGCCATTTCAGGTATGCTGGCAATTGGTGCCGGTATTATCGGTTACTGGCTGAGGAAATTATTCTGGTGGGAAAGAGTGCTTGGATTGGTAGCAGGTATTATGCTGATCTATCCAGAAGGTATGACAGATATCATCGGTCTCGGTCTATTCATACTCCTTGTTGCCCTACAAGTGATCATCAAGGATAAAGAATCAGTGAAACCAAAGACAGCAAATTAA
- a CDS encoding manganese catalase family protein: MFYHVKELQYQAKPERPDPVYARKLQEVLGGQFGEISVAMQYLFQGWNTRGDGKYRDLLMDTGTEELAHIEMLSTMIARLLDGAPVGAQEEAAKDPMMKAILGGMNPQHIIVSGLGAMPADSVGNRWTAEYIAASGNLLADFRANLNAESQGRLQVARLYYETTDRGVRDMLSWLLARDTMHQNQWIAAIKELEAKENVVVPSTFPKHLEKQEVSYVLFNLSEGDESAAGRWASGMSMDGLGAFQYVQNPAPFGPKPKLKPAPPYVFNTPPAVIHTEQIPPNLM, from the coding sequence ATGTTTTACCATGTAAAAGAGTTACAATATCAAGCAAAACCAGAACGGCCTGATCCTGTTTATGCCAGGAAACTTCAAGAAGTGCTCGGTGGACAGTTCGGGGAAATTTCTGTGGCTATGCAATATCTTTTTCAAGGGTGGAATACGCGGGGGGATGGAAAGTATCGGGATCTTTTAATGGATACCGGAACAGAAGAATTGGCCCATATCGAAATGCTATCCACCATGATCGCCAGGCTCTTGGATGGGGCACCTGTTGGAGCACAAGAGGAAGCGGCAAAGGATCCGATGATGAAAGCGATTTTAGGAGGAATGAATCCGCAGCATATCATCGTATCAGGATTAGGCGCTATGCCTGCTGACAGTGTTGGAAACCGGTGGACTGCGGAGTACATCGCCGCGAGCGGCAACCTTCTTGCTGACTTCAGGGCTAATCTGAATGCTGAGTCCCAGGGAAGGCTCCAGGTTGCCAGGCTATATTATGAAACGACAGACCGTGGAGTAAGGGACATGCTATCCTGGCTTTTGGCGAGGGACACGATGCACCAAAATCAGTGGATTGCCGCAATCAAAGAATTGGAGGCAAAGGAAAATGTAGTAGTCCCAAGCACCTTCCCGAAACATCTAGAAAAACAGGAAGTTTCCTACGTGCTATTTAACCTTTCAGAGGGAGACGAAAGTGCTGCAGGCAGATGGGCAAGCGGAATGAGTATGGATGGCCTGGGCGCATTCCAATATGTCCAGAATCCGGCTCCATTTGGTCCAAAACCAAAGCTAAAACCAGCACCACCTTATGTTTTCAATACACCTCCTGCTGTTATACACACTGAGCAGATCCCGCCAAACTTAATGTAA
- a CDS encoding S1C family serine protease, with protein sequence MDNRKKNNFKSLFLTGIAGIVVGAILIFLLGPFSSEKDLVSTAKNDPEGKFTAKVSADEGEEDPTIKEAVNKSMDTVVSVVKYEGGSMWEGTEPQKAGSGSGVIYKKEGSKAYVATNHHVIAGASQIEISLGNEKKLPAKLLGSDPLLDLAVLEVNGEEINDVIELGKSEKLEPGETAIAIGNPLGFLHGTITAGVISAPDRVMPVDIDQDGSIDWQSEVVQTDASINPGNSGGALINIQGELIGINSSKIAQEAVEGIGFAIPVDVAMPILKDLEEYGEVMRPYIGIVPISLSDIPSQYYSETLNLPAGVENGVVIKEVVSTSPAGRAGLKEYDVITKLDDTEVKTAGELRKYLYTEKEVGDEVTVTFYRDGKEETATLNLVEDWSQSN encoded by the coding sequence ATGGATAATCGTAAAAAGAATAATTTCAAGTCTTTGTTTTTGACAGGCATTGCCGGAATAGTCGTTGGAGCGATTCTTATCTTCTTGCTTGGTCCGTTTTCGTCTGAAAAAGATTTAGTGTCTACAGCCAAGAACGATCCAGAGGGAAAGTTTACTGCAAAAGTCAGTGCTGATGAGGGAGAAGAGGATCCCACTATAAAGGAAGCGGTTAACAAAAGTATGGATACGGTTGTCAGCGTGGTGAAATACGAAGGCGGAAGTATGTGGGAAGGAACTGAGCCACAAAAAGCCGGATCTGGTTCAGGAGTCATTTATAAAAAAGAGGGTAGCAAAGCATATGTAGCAACTAATCACCATGTTATTGCCGGCGCAAGCCAGATTGAAATTAGCCTTGGCAACGAAAAGAAGCTTCCGGCTAAGCTCTTAGGCTCCGATCCACTGCTTGATCTTGCTGTATTGGAGGTAAATGGTGAAGAGATTAATGATGTTATTGAACTTGGCAAATCGGAAAAACTGGAGCCAGGGGAAACTGCGATTGCGATTGGAAATCCGTTAGGCTTCTTGCATGGTACTATAACGGCCGGTGTAATCAGCGCTCCAGATCGAGTGATGCCTGTCGATATAGATCAGGATGGAAGCATTGATTGGCAGTCAGAAGTAGTCCAAACCGATGCGTCCATTAATCCAGGTAACAGTGGGGGGGCATTAATCAATATTCAAGGAGAGCTGATTGGCATCAATTCATCTAAAATAGCCCAAGAGGCTGTTGAGGGGATAGGATTTGCCATTCCAGTTGATGTAGCAATGCCAATTTTGAAAGATTTAGAAGAATATGGGGAAGTAATGAGGCCTTATATAGGCATTGTTCCGATTTCACTGTCCGATATTCCATCTCAATATTACAGTGAGACGTTAAACTTGCCAGCTGGAGTGGAAAATGGAGTCGTCATCAAGGAAGTAGTATCCACGTCACCTGCAGGAAGGGCTGGCTTAAAGGAGTACGATGTCATTACAAAACTTGATGACACAGAAGTGAAAACCGCAGGTGAACTACGTAAATATTTATACACCGAGAAAGAGGTTGGCGATGAAGTAACAGTGACATTCTACCGGGATGGAAAAGAGGAAACTGCAACATTGAACCTGGTCGAAGATTGGTCACAAAGCAATTAA
- a CDS encoding four-helix bundle copper-binding protein gives MGILSASTSQMDNCIDACVKCARACEECLTACLQEPDVQARIMCIQTLNDCAEICLQAVAYMARNSQFAKQHCQLCADICDACATHCEKFQDAHCQECAKICRQCAEACRNMAS, from the coding sequence ATGGGAATATTGTCAGCGTCAACATCTCAAATGGACAACTGTATTGATGCATGTGTGAAATGTGCAAGGGCGTGTGAGGAGTGCCTGACTGCCTGTCTTCAGGAGCCTGATGTCCAGGCACGAATCATGTGCATTCAGACCTTGAATGACTGCGCAGAAATATGCCTTCAGGCTGTGGCTTATATGGCAAGAAACAGCCAGTTTGCCAAGCAGCATTGCCAGCTGTGTGCAGATATTTGTGATGCATGTGCAACGCATTGTGAAAAGTTCCAGGATGCCCACTGCCAGGAATGCGCAAAAATCTGCCGTCAATGTGCAGAAGCATGCAGAAACATGGCATCATAA
- a CDS encoding DUF1850 domain-containing protein — protein MKKNRNKLKIFVLSALIIFIFISINIPYKKALVFLAPESNDILCYVPIDAGETFKIKYTHSIHLSDVIESYKVTESDKIRQYELEYEDFAIGMPSEIADGENFEMKDGKYYITNMAREFSHFDMRLGQVRAKHTLIYEDITYPLSKAIEPGSRIRIKIEKISLLKQLEGVNILDDK, from the coding sequence ATGAAAAAAAACAGGAATAAACTAAAAATCTTCGTTCTGTCTGCCCTCATCATTTTTATTTTTATCTCAATCAATATCCCATACAAAAAAGCTCTAGTTTTTCTTGCACCAGAAAGTAATGATATACTCTGCTATGTACCGATTGATGCAGGGGAAACCTTTAAAATAAAGTATACACATTCGATCCATCTGTCAGATGTGATAGAAAGCTATAAAGTTACCGAAAGTGATAAAATCAGACAATATGAACTTGAGTATGAAGATTTTGCAATTGGTATGCCATCTGAAATTGCGGATGGAGAGAACTTTGAAATGAAGGATGGCAAATATTATATAACAAATATGGCCAGGGAATTCTCTCATTTCGATATGCGGCTTGGCCAAGTCCGGGCAAAACACACCCTGATTTATGAAGACATAACGTACCCTTTGTCGAAGGCGATTGAGCCTGGATCCAGGATACGGATAAAGATTGAGAAAATTAGTTTATTGAAGCAATTGGAAGGAGTGAATATCCTTGACGACAAATGA
- a CDS encoding general stress protein gives MEKTIVGGVFRDSDEAIGAIRRLKEMGFDTNDLSIFAKDDDKLENIEDQTDVDVIENDSGRGKNAGKGAGIGAGTGGVLGGIAGLIAEIGLLSIPGIGVLAAAGPLATTLSGAAIGATGGGIVGALTGAGVTEDDAKEYEKYLKEGNILVLVEVDEERREEIHTTFRDSNSLNTDMYVTS, from the coding sequence ATGGAAAAGACAATCGTAGGTGGAGTATTCAGGGACTCAGACGAAGCAATTGGTGCAATTAGAAGACTTAAGGAAATGGGCTTTGATACGAACGATTTATCAATCTTCGCAAAGGACGATGATAAATTGGAGAACATTGAAGACCAGACGGATGTTGATGTAATTGAAAATGATTCTGGCCGAGGAAAAAATGCTGGCAAGGGTGCCGGTATTGGTGCTGGAACCGGTGGAGTTCTTGGAGGCATTGCTGGCCTGATAGCTGAAATCGGTCTGCTCTCAATCCCTGGTATTGGTGTACTTGCTGCAGCAGGTCCGCTTGCAACAACTTTGAGCGGTGCAGCAATTGGCGCTACAGGAGGCGGAATTGTAGGTGCATTGACAGGTGCCGGAGTAACCGAGGATGACGCCAAGGAATATGAGAAATACTTGAAGGAAGGAAATATCCTGGTGTTGGTTGAGGTGGATGAGGAAAGAAGAGAGGAAATCCATACCACCTTTAGAGACTCCAATTCATTAAACACTGATATGTATGTGACTTCCTAA